Part of the Limisphaerales bacterium genome, CCGCCTCGCTGTTTTTTGGCGGGCAGTTTGCTGGAGGGTGTTTGGCCTTTGCCGGTTTTATAATTCCGGCCATGTTTATTTTTTTGCTTACCAAACCTGAAGTGGTGGCGGTGTGCGGGCGCAAGGGAAAACAGGAGCCGTTGCTGGTGACGCGCCTGCGCGAAATGGAATTAGTGGTGGCCTTGCGCCAAGCGCCCGGGCTGATTGAGCCGCGGATCGTTTCGCTGCTGGCGGTGGGGCGCGAGCTGGGCGACCTGCAAAAAGTGCTGCCCGCTTGCCGCGCGGTGTTGGGTGAAGCCACAGGAAAAGCCCGCACAGCGCAGAATCATTTCGTGCTGTTGTTGCTGGTCGTGATGCCGATGAGTTTGATCATATTGCCGATCTTGGGCGTTTTTATTTTCCCAAAATTCCAAGCCATCATTTCCGAGATGAGCGCGCCCGAAACGTCGGCGGTGCTCTTTGATTGGTTGATGGTCAACCTTGGGTGGGTGGTCGGCATTCACGCGCTGGTGTTGTTGGCTATTTGGGTTTTCGCGCTGGCGTTTTTGGCCGGACCGCGGTTGGAACAGTATGTTGCCCGCGTCGTGCCGGGGCTGAGCGCGCGGATGGCGCTCGCCTTACCGTGGCGCCGCAAGCGGGTGCAGCGCGATTTTTCTGTGTCGCTGGCGCTGTTGCTCGATGCCGGCTTGCCGGAAGCGCGCGCGTTGGAGTTGGCTGCCGAAAGCACGGGCAATCGGATTTATCAAAACCGCGCGGTGCAAGTGAGCGCGGATTTGGCAAACGGAATGCCCTTGCCCGAAGCCGTGGGTCGCATTGATGGCTCGGGTGAATTTCAATGGCGCCTCACCACTGCGGCGCGCGCGGGACAGGGGTTTCTGCCGGCCCTGCGCGCGTGGCACGAGATGCTCGATGCCCGCGCGTCACAGCAGGAACAATCCGCCGCGCAAATGGCGACCACCGGCTTGGTGTTTTATAATGGCGCCGTCGTGGGCCTCGTGATGTTGAGTGTGTTCCAATTTCTCATCAGCGCAATGGAGGCCGTCTCATTGTGGTAACGCCCCATCCATCAACAATTAAGAAACGCCAGCGCGGCTCGTTGACGGCGGAGGTGATGGCGGCCTTGGCTATCCTCACGGCGGTGATGATCCCGCTGGTGGCCTCGTCTTTGCACGATCAACAACACACCCGCGAACTGTACCTGCGCGCGGTGGCGATGGAAATTGTGGACGGCGAAATGGAAGTGCTCGCTGCCGGTGCGGGTAAGAACTTCGCGCCGGGGCAACACCCGTATTCCGTCAGCGCCCAAGCCGCCGCCAATTTGCCGGCCGGAAAATTTATTTTAACCCGCACTCAAGAAACCATTCGCCTCGAGTGGCAGCCGGACGATCCGGCCACACATCGGCACATCAGCGTGGCCCGGGAGGTGCGCCTGCAATGAACACGTCGAACATCATACCCCCAGCACATCGGCGCGGCGTTCTCATTGTGGAATTGTCGATGTACTTGGCGCTGTTGCTGATGTTCAGCACATTGGCCTTTCAAATTTTTCACCGCGCCAGACAACAGTCCGCGGATATTCAGCGGCAATCGCGCGAAATCTCGCTTGCCCTGCGCGCGGGCGAACGCTGGCGGGCGGATGTGCGCCAAGCCACCGTTGCGCCCGAGTGGATCCCCAGTGCGTGGCGCAAGGCAATCGTTTTGCGCCTGACCACGCCGACGGGCCACATCGATTATTTTTTTGAAGGCAGTCGTGTCTGGCGCAAGGTCGGCGAGGCGCCCAAGGAAAAGATTTTGTTCAATGTGAAATCCTCCAAAATGATCGATGACTCCCGTGACAGCGTGCCCGCAGTGCGCTGGGAATTGGAAATCAAAACTCAAGGCGGCCGCCGGGCACAAACGCAACCACTATTCACTTTTTTAGCCGTGCCAAACTCGCAATCGTTGCAATGAAACTCCGCAGCACAAACCGCCGTTCCCGAGCTCGCCAACGCGGCGGCGCGATGATCATCGTGATGTTGATGCTTGCCTTGCTCGCCCTATTCGCCTCGGCCAACAAACAAACAAACTATGGCCTGAACGACGAACTCAACCGCCTTGAGGCCGAGCAGATCGAACGGCTCAAGGCTAGCGGGGAATGACCCAGACCCCAGACCCAATGAGGATTCTTTGGGCCTTCATCCGCCTTTGACTTTCACCTTTTGCCTGATTACTTTCCTCCCGTGAATTCCCACGACGCCATTCTTAAGGCGAAGCTGAGGTTGATTGATGAGACGCACCGGTTTGTGCCGAAGCGGTCGGCGTTGTTGATCATCGATATGCAGCACGGGTTTGTGGATGAAGGGGCTTCGCTGGAGGTGGCAGCGGCACGTGATCTCATTCCCAACATGAAAAGCCTCATCGCTGCCTTTCGCGCGGCGAAGGCGCCGGTGGTGTTCACCGAATTTGTGTATGCAGACAACGTGCCGTGTCTTCGAGGTGATCCTTTCGGCATTGAACATCTGAAGGCCGAAGGCGCACCGGGATTTGGCAGCAAGTCCAGCAACTGTCTGGTCGGGCATAATGCCGGCACCGGCGTGGAATCGGCCGACACCATTCCGGCGCTACAACCGCGACCGGAGGAGTTGATCATCCGGGGGCATACTTACGATAAATTCTACGGCACCCCGTTGGACCTCGCCTTGCGCAGTCAGGATATTTCGCATCTCTTTCTCACCGGCATCACTACTGATGTGTGCGTGAACGCCACGCTCATCGCTGCCACCCAGCGCAACTACCGCGTCACCGCCATCACCGACGCCTGCGCCTCTCCTTGGCCGGAGCTGCATGAGGCGTGCTTTAAAATTTGGCAACCCAAGTTCGCCCGCCTGAAACCCACGGCGACTGTGCTCGACGAAATTTCTGTTCAATAACACATCCATCATGAAACGCATTCTGATCCCCCTGTGCGCGCTGGCTTGGGCGACATTGGCTGTCGCCGAGGTGCCGCGTGTTTTTCCTCAAGGACAACAGCCCGATGATATCCGCCTGAAACCGCTCAAGGATTTGAACGGCCATTTCCCCTTTGCCGTGCCCAAGACGCTGGAGGCGTGGAAGGCGCGCAAGGCGGCGCTGCAATTGCGGGTGGCGGTGGCCAATGGTCTGTACCCCATGCCGCCCAAGACGCCGCTGAACGCGGTGGTCCACGGCAAGGTGCATCGCAAGGGGTTTAGTGCGGAGAAAGTGTATTTCGAAAGTTTGCCGGGATTTTATGTCACCGGCATTTTGTTTCGGCCGACGGATAAGATCGAAGGCAAACGACCCGCAGTGTTATGTCCGCACGGCCATGGCGGGCGCCTGCAGATGCACAGTGAATCGGCGATTCTTAATGAGATTAAGATTGGCGCGGAGAAGCACAAGGAATCCGGTCGCATGCCCAAGGTGGCTCGCGCCGCCACGCTCGCGCGCCTCGGGAATGTGGTGCTGCTCTTCGACATGATCGGCTATGCGGACAGCACGCAGTTGTCCTACGAGCTGGCGCACCGTTTCCGCACGCAACGACCGGCGATGGAGGGCAAAACGAATTGGGGCCTCTACAGCGCTCAGGCCGAGCTACGGTTGCAATCGATCATGGGTCTGCAAACGTGGAACGGCATTCGTGCGCTGGATTTTTTGGCCAGCCTGCCGGAGGTGGATTCCAAACGCATCGCCGTGACTGGCGGCAGTGGCGGCGGCACGCAGACCATTTTGTTGGGGGCGTTGGATGACCGCCCGATCGCGGCGTTTCCCAACGGCATGGTAAGCACCTCCATGCAGGGCGGGTGCACCTGCGAGAGCTGTTGCTTACTTCGTGTGGGGACGGGCAATGTGGAGCTGGCCGCGCTCTTTGCGCCGCGGCCGCAGGGGATGACTGCTGCCAACGACTGGACCAAGGCAATGATGAGCGATGGTTATCCCGAGTTGCAAAAGTTGTACGCGCTCTACGGCAAACAGGAGAATGTGTTTTGTGTCGATCTCACGCACTTTCGGCATAACTACAATTACGTGTCACGAAGCCATATGTATCATTGGTTCAATCGCCATCTGAATTGGGGCCTGAAAGAACCGATCGTGGAGGCGGATTTCAAGCTGTTAAGTCCGGAAGAGCACGCGGTGTGGAACGATAAACATCCCCAACCGCCCGGCGGCGAGGCCTTCGAGCGCAAGCTGACCAAGTGGGTGGCCGCACGAGATGCCGGGCTTGTGGCGAAAATGTCCGCGGGCGAACTGCGCGAGGCTTGGGGCACATTGATTAGCCGCGAAGCCCCGGCCTACAAGGCGGTGGCTCGGGAGAAGGTGAAGAAAGTGAAACGCGACGGTCATCTGGAGTTTGCCGATATCCTCCGGCTGAAAGCGCATGGCGAATCGTTGCCGGTCGTGTCGTTGTATCCCGCCAAGGAATGGAACTGCAAGGCAGTGCTTATTTTGACCGGCAGAGGCAAGGCGGGCTTGTACGGGGCGGACGGCAAACCGACAGCGGCCGTGCGGAAACATTTGGCGGCCGGCACTTCAGTGGTGGGCGTGGATCTCTTTCAGCAAGGCGAGTTTCTCAAGGACGGCAAGCCGTTGGCGCAATCGCGTGTGGTGAAGAATCCACGGGAATTTGCCGGTTATAGTTTTGCCTATAATCACACGCTCTTTGCCCGGCGGGTGCATGATGTGTTGACCGTGCTGGCGTGGGTTCGTGGGTTCGAAAGTGAAACGCCCGAACACCTCCGCGTAGAGGCCGATGCCGCGATCACGCCGGTGGCACTGGCGGCCCTGGCCGTGGCCGGGTGGGGCGTGAACGAAGCGGCGTTGACGCCCAATGGCTTTGAGTTTGCGGATTTGAAATCTTATCGCGACCCGAATTTTCTTCCCGGCGCGGTGAAGTATGGCGGTATGAAAATCCTGCGCCGTTTGGCGTCGGATCACGGGATACAATTTATCAAGGCCGGGAAATGAAGCTCTGTCGATTCGAACACGCAGGGCGGACGCAGGTGGGCTTTTATGCCGAACAACAGGTCGTTCCGTTGATCGCAGTGGCGCAGGCGGCCGGCGTGGTGTTGACGGAGGGCGAGGATCTGTTGCCATTTTTACCCGGAGGCGCGGAACGCGAGGCGGCCCTGCGCGTGGACGCGTGGCGTGTGGATCATGCCACGGCGATCGAAGGGTTGGCCTTGAAGAATGTTCCGATTCTCACGCCCGTTCCTCGGCCCAACAAGCTCCTGCTGTTGGCGGGCAATTACGCCAAACACATCGAGGAAGGCGGTGAGATCGCGGTGGAGCGCGCGCGTACGTATCCGTATGTGTTCATGAAACCGGCCTCCACGACGCTCAATCGGCACGGTGGCGAGATTCCCATTCCGGCCGTGTCACCGAATCACATCGATTGGGAATGCGAATTGGGCGTTATCATTGGGCGCCGGGCCAAAGGCGTGACTGAGGCTGAAGCGCTCGATTACGTGGCGGGGTACACGGTGGTGAACGACATCTCCGATCGAGGTTTCCGGCCCAATCCGGATCGTTCAGAACGCGATCGGGACAAGTTTTTCGATTGGCAACATGGCAAATGGCATGACGGCAGTTGTCCGGTTGGGCCGTGTGTGGCTTGTCCTGAATCGATTCCGGATCCGCAGACCTTGCCATTGCGTCTTTCGGTAAACGGCGAAGTGCATCAGGACGCCAGCACCGCGATGCAGATTTTTCCCGTGGCGGCAGTAATTGAATTCATCTCCTCCTTCGTCACGTTGGAACCCGGCGACATCATCTCCACCGGCACCGCCGCCGGCGTCGGCCACGCCAAAGGGGTGCACCTAAAAGCCGGCGATCAGGTTGAGGCGAGTATCGAAGGAATCGGGACGCTGAAGAACACGATGGTGTCCGGCGATTAAAACAAAATCACCTGCCGAGCGACTTCACCTTTGTGCAGCCGATCAAAGCCCGTGTTGATGTCTTCCAATGCGATGGTGTCGGTGAGGAGCTGATCCACCGGCAGTTGGCCGGCGTGGAACATCTCAATGAAGCGCGGGATATCGCGGGTGGGCACGCAGCTTCCCTGATAGGAGCCCTTCACCGTTTTCTCCATGGCACTGAGCGTCACAGCCGGAATGCTGAATTGATGATCGGGATGCGGTAGACCGATAGCAACGGTGGTGCCGCCGCGCATTGTAGATTCGTAGGCCTGCGCCAGCACAGTGGCGTTGCCCACACTTTCAATGGCGATTTCCACACCGCCATGGGTGAGATCCTGAATGACTTCCACCGGATTGTTTTCCGCTGCGTTGATGGTGTGGGTGGCGCCGAGGTTGCGGGCCATCTGGAGTTTGGAATCGAGCAAATCGACTGCAATGATTTGGCCGGCGTTGCAGGCCTTGGCTCCAATCAATGCCGCGAGCCCCACGCCGCCCAATCCGAATACCGCGACACTCTGGCCGGGCCGGATATTGGCCGTGTTCATCGCCGCCCCCGTGCCGGTCATGACCGCGCAGCCAAACAACGTGGCGTGCTCAAAGGGCAGGGTGGAATCGATCTTCACCAGCGAGCCGGGCAGGGCGATGGTGTATTGCGAGTAGCCGCTCACGCCGCAGTGATGGAAATAGGATTGGCCATTGCTACTGAAGCGTTGGGCGCCGTTCATCAGCACGCCGGCATTGTTGGCCTTAGCACCGGGTTCGCATAGGGAGGGTTTGCCCACCGTGCAATACCGGCAATGACCGCAGCTGGGGATGAAGGTGAAAATCACATGATCATCGGCCTGCAGCCCGCGCACGCCGGGCCCCACTTCGCGAACGATGCCGCTGGCTTCGTGGCCGAGCACCATGGGCATTTGGCGTGCCCGCGAGCCATTGATCACAGAGAGATCCGAATGACACAAACCGGCGCCTTTCACCTCGACCAGAACCTCGCCTTCGCCGGGGCCATCAAGATCGATTTCCTCAATGACCATCGGCTGGGAGTCCGCATAAGGCAGCGGACGCCCCATCTCGTGCAACACAGCAGCGGCGGTTTTCATGCGGCGCAGCATTGGCGAATCGCTGCCGGATTGCAATCATGCAACCGATGTCGCAGGATGATGACGGTGCACCGAATGAGGCCAAGACAGGCATTTACCCTGATCGAATTGCTGGTGGTGATTGCGATCATCGGCATTTTGGCCGGCTTGCTTCTGCCTTCTCTGGCCCGTGGCAAGGCTAAGGCGAACCGGATTAAGTGTGTAAACAATTTGCGCCAACAACACGCGGGGTTTCTGGCTTTTTCCCATGCGCATGATGATCGTCTGCCATGGTTGCTGACGCCCCGGCAGGGTGAGGTTTTATGGCAGGAGTTGTACGGCAAGGAACACACCGGCGCGCATCATCTTTGGGACATCCGTTTTCTCTATTTACCGGCGCCGATTCGAAAGGAACTGGGGACGGCCCGGATACTGGCCTCACCCTGCGATCCAGTGGTGGTGCCTTATAATGAACTGGAGCGTGCCGAGGGGCGCTGGGACGGGTTTGGGCATGCCTTTGATGGGGTGCACATTCATATGGATCGCCGTGCGTTAAGTTATGGATTGCACCTTGGCGCAGATATGCTGCGGCCGTCTGGGGTGCTGGCGTTCACCCGAAACGTGGAAGGGGAGGATCCCTATGAATTTAACTATCCAGTCAAGCGCACCAAGCCGGAATTCTGGCCTTACCTCGGGGGCGCGTTGCGTGTCAGCAATGCGGGATCTAGTCGCCAAGGGTTTGTCGGGAACTCAGAGAGCGACACAATGCGGTTGAAGAAATACGCGATCAGCGGCTTGGGCAAGAGTCAGGGGCAATTGGTTCGTGTGGACGGGAGTGCCCGCATTTCCAATGACGCAGATCTTGCGGATGCGGTGCGGGCGAATGCCAGCACATCAGGCGGGAATTATCTTGGGGTGAATGAAAATTTCACGCGCCCGACTCAAGAGGAAATCCCTCCGGAAATTCTCCGGATCCAATAATCATTTCACCCACTCCGTGCGCTTGAGCCAGGCTTCCACTAGTTTGGGCCATTTGGAAACGGGATCGGCGGAGGGGCGCAGACCGTAGCCGTGGCCGCCATGCGGGAACACATGCAGCGCCGAATGCACGCCGGCACGGCGCATGGCCAGCCACATTTGCACGCTGCTGTCGGCGGTCACCCGGTCATCGCCGGCATGGATGAATATGGCGGGCGGCGTGTCTTTATCCACCGGCACCTCGGGGACGAGTTGGGTTTTTGTTTCGTTATCGACGAGATAGGCCGGGTACACGAGCACGCCGAAGTCCGGGCGGCAACTGACTTGGTCCGCGGCATCCTGAGCGGGGTAAGTGCGTTTGCGATAATTGGTCATAGCCGTCGCTGTTAAATGGCCGCCGGCGGAAAATCCCAGTATGCCGATGCGCTTGGGATTGATCCCCCACGCCTTGGCGTGTTGGCGGGTCAGGCCGAGCGCGCGTTGGGCGTCCTGCAACGGCGCGGCGTGTTTCTCGCGGTCTTTGCGGCGAGGCACGCGGTACTTCAACACAATCGCCGTCACGCCAATGCCGTTCAACCATTCGGCGACTTCCGTGCCTTCGAGGTCCCAAGCCAAGATGTTGTAGCCGCCGCCCGGGCAAATCACCACGGCCGTGCCATTGGGGTTCTTGGGTTTGAATACCGACAGCGTGGGGGCGCTGACATTGCCGATTCGGATGACCTGTTTTTGGCCAGGACGCGCCGGTTGTTCGGCTTCCGGCGGGAGTTCATACGTTTCCCCAGGAGCTTTGCCGGGCCAGAGATTCATGGATTTCCACGCCTCAATTGCGTGAGCCGGTGTGAGGAGCTGGAACAGGATGACTGTAAACAGTAGCAAGCGCATGCCGCGAGTGTGCGCGAAACCGGTTTGGGAGCAAGGCGAAATGAATTGGGGATTGAGGCGGCCGGGCACCATCGGCATCGAGCGCGGGCGCTCGCGGGCGTTTTACCTCCACCAGCACCTCGCACTCGCCGGGGCCTCTAAATTCCAATTCCTCGATGACCATCATTTGCGAGTCGGCGTACGGCAGGGGAAGTTCTGTTTTGGGTAGTGTCGCCGCTTTGGTTTTTATGCGCAGGAGCAATAGGGAAAGAGTGACGGATTGCAATTGCGCATCGTTTGGGGCACGGTGCGCAAATGCAGTTAACAGCAATTAAGCGAGCGTTCACGCTGGTGGAGTTGTTGGTGGTGATTGCCATCATCAGTGTGCTGGCTGGTTTGCTGCTGCCCACGCTGGCCAAAGGCAAGGCGAAGGCGAACCGGATTAAGTGCGTAAACAATCTTCGCCAAGTGAACGCGGCGCTGCGCGGGTTTTCCATGACACACGATTCGCGTTATCCGTGGTTGCTCACGCGGCAGCAAGGCGATGCGATGTTCAAGCAAATGTACGGGCAGGCGCATTCGGGTTGGGTTCATTTGTGGGACATTCGGTTTATGTTTTTGAGCGAACCGGCCCGGCGCGAGCTGGTGACCGCGCGTGTGTTGGCTTCGCCGTGCGATCCTTCGGTGACGGTTTATAATGAAGAGGAAGCCACCAATGGCAAATGGGAAGGCTTCGGCGCGGGTTTCGATGGTATTCATATTCACATGGATCGCCGCTCGATGAGCTATGGCGTGCACCTCGGCGCGGATGAGCAACGCCCCGCGAGCATTCTCGCCTTTACACGCAACCTCATTGGCACGCAGGCGTTTGAATTTGATTATCCCGCGGGGAAAGCGCTGCCGGACATCGCGGAGTTTCTCGGCGGTTCGTTGCAATCGGCCATACACAATTCTGCGCTGCAACAATTCATCGGCAACGACCACGCCGATTCTGTGATGCTTCAACGCCACGCGATGGCTGGATTAAGCGCGAGCCAAGGCCAAATCACCCTTGCCGATGGCAGCGTGCAGCAGACGACAGACGCGGGTCTCGCCAAAGCCATCAAGGGCCACGCGAGCAGCCACGGGGGTTCATACCTGGGGGTAAACGAAAATTTCACGCGCCCCACCCAGCGACCCGATCCCGACGGGGTGATGGAAATCCGCTAACCGTTGGCTTCTATTTCATAAGAAAAGGTTGAGCCTCTTCCCCATTCACACCACACTTTGCCCGTATGATACGCATGGGGCTCATCGGGTTGTCGCACGATCACGTGTGGGATTTACTGCCGGAGATGGCGGCCAACGAACACGTGGAATTGGTCGCCGCCGCCAGCACCAAGCCGCCGTTGCTCGAGCGCATCGGTAAGGAATTCGGCGTGGCCACTTACACCGATTCTGCCGAAATGGCCGCCAGCCAACAGCTCGATGCCGTTTGCCTCTTTGGCGATAACCGCGCCGGCTCGGAGGAAGGCGTGAAAGCCCTCGAACGGGGTTGGCATGTGCTCATCGAAAAACCCCTCGCCGCCGATCTCGCCGGGGCCGATCAACTTCTCCAAACCGCCGACACGACCGGCAAGCGGTTGATGGTCAACTGGCCCATCGCGTGGTGGTCCGGCGTGCAACACGCGCTCGCCCTCGCGCATTCCGGCGAAATCGGCGAGGTGTGGCAAGTGCGTTACCGCGCCGCACATCAGGGACCCAAAGAAATGGGCGCGAGTGAATATTTTTGCGATTGGCTCTATGACCCCAACCGCAACGGTGGCGGCGCGTTGATGGATTATTGCTGCTATGGCGCGGTGCTTTCGCGCGTGCTGCTCGGCCGCCCCCACAGTGTTACGGCCGTCACCGGCAATCTGGTGAAGACCGATCTCGACGCGGAAGACAACGCCGTGTTGCTGATGCAATACCCCAAAGCCATCAGCATCGCCGAAGCCAGCTGGACGCAAATCGACAATGTCACCCACTACCACACCCAAATCTACGGAACTGAAGGTACCCTGCTCGCCGCGCCTGATGAAGGCCCGTTGCTGCTCGCCACGCCAAAATATCCTGAAGGCAAACCAGTGGATGTGCCAAAGGCGCCTGCGCATTTACAAAACCCCATCGCCCATTTCTTGCATTGCCTCGATAACGACACCGCTTTCCAACCTCTCTGCCGCCCCGGCCACTGTCGCGACGCCCAGGAAATTCTCGAGGCGGGAATGCAATCCGCCACCGCTGGAACCAAGGTGGATCTTCCTCAACTCACGGGGATGGACTAATGCAGGCAGCGTACATTGAGCAAACCGGCGGTCCGGAGGTGATTCAATTCGGCGATTTGCCTGACCCCTTGCCCAAGTCCGGCGAAGTGCTGGTGCGCGTCGGCGCGGCTTCGGTGAATCCCATCGACACATATACGCGCGGCGGGATGATTGCGACCGAGTTGCCAATGCCGTTTGTGGTGGGCAGTGATTTGGCGGGCACGGTGGAGGCGGTTGGCGAGGGCGTTACGCAATGGGAAATTGGCAACCGCGTGTGGGGCGCAAACCAAGGCGGGAATGGACGGCAAGGCACCTCAGCGGAGTACGCGTGTGTGAATGCAGACTGGCTGCACGCAACGCCCGACGGTGTGAGCGATGAGCATGCAGCAGCGGTGGCACTGGTGGGCATCACCGCACACATCGGCTTGGTACTGCGCGCAAAAGTGGCAATGGGTGAGACTGTGTTTGTGAACGGGGGTGCGGGCGGAGTGGGTTCGATGGTGGTGCAGATTTCAAAAGCACTTGGCGCGCGCGTGATCGCCACCGCCGGTAGTGATGAACGTGTAGCCACGGCAAAGGCGCTGGGTGCGGATGAGGGCATCAATTATAAAACTGAAGACGTGGCCGAGCGCGTCAAGGAATTGGCACCGGACGGCGTGAACGTGCTGTGGGAAACAAGGCGCGATACGGATTTTGAAAGGACTATCGGCCTGCTCGCCCAGCGCGGGCGAATGGTGGTGATGGCCGGCCGCGATGCGCGCCCCGTGCTGCCGGTGGGACCGTTGTACGTGAAGGATTGCTCCGTGCACGGATTTGCGATGTTCAATTACACGGCGGAAGAGCAGCGCCCGTGCGGCGAACATCTCAACCGCTGGCTGTCCGAGGGCAAACTCAAGGCAAACATCGACCGCGTGTTGCCACTTTCCGAAGCCGCTGCGGCGCACCAGTTGCAGGAGGAAAACACCTTAAACCTCGCGGGCACTTTGGCGGGGAAGATTGTGCTGAAGCCTTAATGGTCGGCTTGCTGATTTCCCTCGCCCTCGGGTGCGGTGGTTTCTTCTTCGTCTTCGGCGGCGATGGTTTCAGGCTCGTCATCAGGTTCATTTGCGTGATCGCTGTATTGGGGGTCGGGGAGTTTGCCGGCGATAAACCAGCCAAGGGCGAAGACGAAAAATCCAATCGCAGCCGTGGTGTACGCTACGCGCATAGCGAATCCTTCCGGGCCGTGGAGGG contains:
- a CDS encoding type II secretion system F family protein: MTDNDFIQIIVIVGLVLLMFPMLRLGGFVLGLPLRRRENSRLFLNLLEMGLREGRRAEEIFLSCARAGDRSVEFLTTPRTPFVLGMVHILMGAVSLIITLICMVTYPSNQPVDDYGFMPLFGLVIIWDGFIIWAGVQLIRFRAWGRRLAIWLALVNILLASASSASLFFGGQFAGGCLAFAGFIIPAMFIFLLTKPEVVAVCGRKGKQEPLLVTRLREMELVVALRQAPGLIEPRIVSLLAVGRELGDLQKVLPACRAVLGEATGKARTAQNHFVLLLLVVMPMSLIILPILGVFIFPKFQAIISEMSAPETSAVLFDWLMVNLGWVVGIHALVLLAIWVFALAFLAGPRLEQYVARVVPGLSARMALALPWRRKRVQRDFSVSLALLLDAGLPEARALELAAESTGNRIYQNRAVQVSADLANGMPLPEAVGRIDGSGEFQWRLTTAARAGQGFLPALRAWHEMLDARASQQEQSAAQMATTGLVFYNGAVVGLVMLSVFQFLISAMEAVSLW
- a CDS encoding cysteine hydrolase; translated protein: MNSHDAILKAKLRLIDETHRFVPKRSALLIIDMQHGFVDEGASLEVAAARDLIPNMKSLIAAFRAAKAPVVFTEFVYADNVPCLRGDPFGIEHLKAEGAPGFGSKSSNCLVGHNAGTGVESADTIPALQPRPEELIIRGHTYDKFYGTPLDLALRSQDISHLFLTGITTDVCVNATLIAATQRNYRVTAITDACASPWPELHEACFKIWQPKFARLKPTATVLDEISVQ
- a CDS encoding zinc-dependent alcohol dehydrogenase family protein, with protein sequence MKTAAAVLHEMGRPLPYADSQPMVIEEIDLDGPGEGEVLVEVKGAGLCHSDLSVINGSRARQMPMVLGHEASGIVREVGPGVRGLQADDHVIFTFIPSCGHCRYCTVGKPSLCEPGAKANNAGVLMNGAQRFSSNGQSYFHHCGVSGYSQYTIALPGSLVKIDSTLPFEHATLFGCAVMTGTGAAMNTANIRPGQSVAVFGLGGVGLAALIGAKACNAGQIIAVDLLDSKLQMARNLGATHTINAAENNPVEVIQDLTHGGVEIAIESVGNATVLAQAYESTMRGGTTVAIGLPHPDHQFSIPAVTLSAMEKTVKGSYQGSCVPTRDIPRFIEMFHAGQLPVDQLLTDTIALEDINTGFDRLHKGEVARQVILF
- a CDS encoding fumarylacetoacetate hydrolase family protein, which encodes MKLCRFEHAGRTQVGFYAEQQVVPLIAVAQAAGVVLTEGEDLLPFLPGGAEREAALRVDAWRVDHATAIEGLALKNVPILTPVPRPNKLLLLAGNYAKHIEEGGEIAVERARTYPYVFMKPASTTLNRHGGEIPIPAVSPNHIDWECELGVIIGRRAKGVTEAEALDYVAGYTVVNDISDRGFRPNPDRSERDRDKFFDWQHGKWHDGSCPVGPCVACPESIPDPQTLPLRLSVNGEVHQDASTAMQIFPVAAVIEFISSFVTLEPGDIISTGTAAGVGHAKGVHLKAGDQVEASIEGIGTLKNTMVSGD
- a CDS encoding type II secretion system protein; the encoded protein is MMTVHRMRPRQAFTLIELLVVIAIIGILAGLLLPSLARGKAKANRIKCVNNLRQQHAGFLAFSHAHDDRLPWLLTPRQGEVLWQELYGKEHTGAHHLWDIRFLYLPAPIRKELGTARILASPCDPVVVPYNELERAEGRWDGFGHAFDGVHIHMDRRALSYGLHLGADMLRPSGVLAFTRNVEGEDPYEFNYPVKRTKPEFWPYLGGALRVSNAGSSRQGFVGNSESDTMRLKKYAISGLGKSQGQLVRVDGSARISNDADLADAVRANASTSGGNYLGVNENFTRPTQEEIPPEILRIQ
- a CDS encoding type II secretion system protein, which codes for MQLTAIKRAFTLVELLVVIAIISVLAGLLLPTLAKGKAKANRIKCVNNLRQVNAALRGFSMTHDSRYPWLLTRQQGDAMFKQMYGQAHSGWVHLWDIRFMFLSEPARRELVTARVLASPCDPSVTVYNEEEATNGKWEGFGAGFDGIHIHMDRRSMSYGVHLGADEQRPASILAFTRNLIGTQAFEFDYPAGKALPDIAEFLGGSLQSAIHNSALQQFIGNDHADSVMLQRHAMAGLSASQGQITLADGSVQQTTDAGLAKAIKGHASSHGGSYLGVNENFTRPTQRPDPDGVMEIR
- a CDS encoding alpha/beta hydrolase is translated as MRLLLFTVILFQLLTPAHAIEAWKSMNLWPGKAPGETYELPPEAEQPARPGQKQVIRIGNVSAPTLSVFKPKNPNGTAVVICPGGGYNILAWDLEGTEVAEWLNGIGVTAIVLKYRVPRRKDREKHAAPLQDAQRALGLTRQHAKAWGINPKRIGILGFSAGGHLTATAMTNYRKRTYPAQDAADQVSCRPDFGVLVYPAYLVDNETKTQLVPEVPVDKDTPPAIFIHAGDDRVTADSSVQMWLAMRRAGVHSALHVFPHGGHGYGLRPSADPVSKWPKLVEAWLKRTEWVK
- a CDS encoding acetylxylan esterase; the protein is MKRILIPLCALAWATLAVAEVPRVFPQGQQPDDIRLKPLKDLNGHFPFAVPKTLEAWKARKAALQLRVAVANGLYPMPPKTPLNAVVHGKVHRKGFSAEKVYFESLPGFYVTGILFRPTDKIEGKRPAVLCPHGHGGRLQMHSESAILNEIKIGAEKHKESGRMPKVARAATLARLGNVVLLFDMIGYADSTQLSYELAHRFRTQRPAMEGKTNWGLYSAQAELRLQSIMGLQTWNGIRALDFLASLPEVDSKRIAVTGGSGGGTQTILLGALDDRPIAAFPNGMVSTSMQGGCTCESCCLLRVGTGNVELAALFAPRPQGMTAANDWTKAMMSDGYPELQKLYALYGKQENVFCVDLTHFRHNYNYVSRSHMYHWFNRHLNWGLKEPIVEADFKLLSPEEHAVWNDKHPQPPGGEAFERKLTKWVAARDAGLVAKMSAGELREAWGTLISREAPAYKAVAREKVKKVKRDGHLEFADILRLKAHGESLPVVSLYPAKEWNCKAVLILTGRGKAGLYGADGKPTAAVRKHLAAGTSVVGVDLFQQGEFLKDGKPLAQSRVVKNPREFAGYSFAYNHTLFARRVHDVLTVLAWVRGFESETPEHLRVEADAAITPVALAALAVAGWGVNEAALTPNGFEFADLKSYRDPNFLPGAVKYGGMKILRRLASDHGIQFIKAGK